The bacterium genome contains a region encoding:
- a CDS encoding DUF4012 domain-containing protein, with product MENFDGLVGIYSKDGALTDKLKEKFSQKYLKTLVSQDFEKLKGKTLSYLIVNLCDYEDYLSKVSKFINDIDCKILVLHPLYVLKSKKFVTEDLLQGLIDNSPNLGILLVPDILGQGVSYNPDSLSHDLIMQSILSERIKVNETSQLVNAISVVKLSEVVVREMFSFGISGQKVALIGPRKTKKLFITDDLNVDQQNIVFKKEPWQQVELHSSTNLNCEFSLRTAVKSTKDTFLLTTQKKVDSHLLPKEKIVFNKKQKESKIPISKKTLKALLFLVLLILTPFYLMLISATLLYLSTFLIFGNNTLAKTLVNAGLETSSYSKKLSFGNNFIYDSGNILYKSALLIKEGIVLADTSRSLVGKVMGDSSFDLAFETNSISASLDKLHTDTSFLQGDINDYQGFWADLLKSYLSKRSINIGLYKSNLYELKNLVSRSNNLLGIDKPKKYLILFQNNMELRPTGGFIGSFALATFDKGRLTEMVVNDVYSADGQLKGHVDPPEPIKTHLGEGGWYLRDSNWDPDFSSSAVKAEWFLDKEISQQVDGVIAIDLYFVKRLIGVIGQINLTDYNLTLDQNNLYQVIQSEVEDEFFPGSIKKASILTSLSRLLINEIRSLPQDKYPLLFKEVYQSLERKHIQVFLHDTYAQSALYNLGYTGQLDFSTECGPRCFRDSFLVVDANLGVNKANYFIKRDHDLNLTINTSQITHELFTTYDNSASPAIGNQGLYKNYARIVLPLSAKIVGIREYDLYAGYNDLSYDLTEIDGRLEAGFLIEVIPSTQKRIQVVWETPNETIAQGGQYDLNIFKQAGTDEDLIKINITTNNLSLTGKGISSYNTTLAKDLSIRLFLK from the coding sequence ATGGAAAACTTTGATGGGCTGGTTGGAATTTACTCTAAGGATGGCGCATTAACAGATAAGTTAAAGGAAAAGTTTAGTCAAAAATATTTAAAAACTTTAGTTTCACAGGATTTTGAAAAATTAAAAGGCAAAACCTTAAGTTATCTAATTGTAAACCTTTGTGATTATGAAGATTACTTAAGTAAGGTGTCTAAGTTTATTAACGACATTGACTGTAAGATTCTTGTTTTACACCCACTATATGTTTTAAAGTCTAAAAAGTTTGTAACAGAGGACTTATTGCAAGGTTTAATTGATAACTCTCCAAACCTTGGGATATTGTTGGTACCTGATATTTTAGGGCAGGGTGTTTCATACAACCCAGACAGTCTTTCACACGATTTAATTATGCAATCCATCTTAAGTGAAAGGATAAAGGTAAATGAGACTAGCCAACTAGTTAATGCAATCTCTGTTGTCAAATTGTCAGAGGTTGTAGTCCGTGAAATGTTTTCCTTTGGTATCTCCGGCCAAAAAGTGGCCTTAATAGGCCCTAGAAAAACCAAGAAGCTGTTTATCACCGACGACTTAAACGTAGATCAACAAAATATTGTATTTAAAAAAGAACCATGGCAGCAAGTTGAACTACATTCAAGCACTAACCTAAATTGCGAGTTTTCATTAAGGACTGCAGTTAAAAGCACAAAAGATACTTTTTTACTCACTACACAAAAAAAGGTAGACAGCCATTTGTTGCCTAAAGAGAAAATAGTATTTAACAAAAAGCAAAAGGAAAGCAAGATTCCGATATCTAAAAAAACTCTCAAAGCATTATTGTTTTTGGTCTTATTGATACTCACGCCATTTTATTTGATGTTAATTTCTGCCACCCTTCTTTATTTATCAACCTTTTTGATTTTCGGTAATAATACTTTGGCAAAAACTTTAGTTAATGCTGGTCTAGAGACGTCCTCATATTCAAAAAAATTAAGTTTTGGTAACAATTTTATATATGATAGTGGGAATATACTGTATAAGTCTGCACTTTTAATTAAAGAGGGTATCGTTTTGGCAGACACTTCAAGATCCTTGGTTGGCAAGGTAATGGGTGATAGTAGTTTTGACTTAGCATTCGAAACAAATAGTATTTCGGCAAGCCTAGACAAGCTCCACACAGATACAAGTTTCCTGCAAGGTGATATTAATGACTATCAAGGTTTTTGGGCGGATTTGTTGAAAAGTTACCTTTCAAAAAGATCGATTAACATTGGGCTTTATAAGAGTAATTTGTATGAACTTAAAAATTTAGTTTCAAGAAGCAATAATCTATTGGGAATTGACAAGCCAAAAAAATATTTGATTTTGTTTCAAAACAATATGGAGCTTAGACCAACAGGGGGATTTATAGGATCGTTTGCATTAGCCACTTTTGACAAAGGTAGGTTAACAGAAATGGTTGTAAATGATGTCTATAGTGCAGATGGTCAACTAAAAGGCCACGTGGACCCACCTGAGCCAATTAAAACACACCTTGGAGAGGGGGGCTGGTACTTAAGGGATTCAAATTGGGACCCCGATTTTTCAAGTTCAGCGGTTAAGGCAGAATGGTTTTTAGACAAAGAGATATCACAACAGGTCGATGGAGTAATTGCTATCGACCTCTATTTTGTCAAGAGATTGATAGGCGTTATTGGTCAGATTAATTTAACTGATTACAATTTAACTCTTGATCAAAACAACCTATATCAAGTTATTCAATCTGAAGTTGAAGACGAATTTTTTCCTGGGTCTATAAAGAAGGCTTCAATACTAACATCACTATCAAGGCTTTTAATTAATGAAATTAGATCTTTACCCCAAGACAAATATCCACTTCTTTTCAAAGAGGTTTATCAAAGTTTGGAAAGAAAACATATACAAGTATTTCTACACGACACTTACGCCCAGTCTGCCTTATACAACTTAGGTTATACTGGCCAGTTAGATTTTTCCACAGAATGTGGTCCTAGATGTTTTAGAGATAGTTTCCTTGTTGTTGATGCCAACTTGGGGGTTAACAAGGCTAACTATTTTATTAAACGAGACCATGATTTAAATTTGACAATTAACACAAGTCAGATAACACACGAACTTTTTACTACATATGATAATTCTGCTAGCCCAGCAATAGGTAATCAAGGTTTGTATAAAAATTATGCAAGGATTGTATTACCTTTGTCTGCCAAAATTGTTGGGATCAGAGAATATGATCTTTATGCAGGCTACAACGATTTAAGCTATGATTTAACCGAAATTGATGGACGTCTCGAGGCTGGTTTCCTGATTGAAGTAATACCTTCAACACAAAAGAGGATACAAGTTGTTTGGGAGACCCCAAATGAAACCATTGCTCAAGGAGGGCAATATGATTTAAATATCTTTAAACAAGCGGGAACAGACGAAGACCTGATTAAAATAAATATTACTACAAATAATCTTTCCTTGACCGGAAAGGGTATTTCAAGCTATAATACAACTCTGGCTAAAGACCTTAGCATTAGATTATTTTTAAAATAG
- a CDS encoding ribonuclease HI family protein, with protein MMTIYCDGGSRGNPGPSASAFVVVDDSKKIEYSESKYLGINTNNVAEYAAVLMAVEWLIKLPVVNENSSVVVNLDSQLVERQLNGFYKVKNKNLVKIFNDIKTLIKKYNLKIVFQWGYREKNVLADSLVNKELDVNTSR; from the coding sequence ATGATGACAATATATTGTGATGGTGGTTCAAGAGGAAATCCAGGTCCTTCAGCTTCTGCTTTTGTTGTCGTTGACGACTCAAAAAAAATAGAGTATTCAGAAAGCAAATATCTTGGTATTAATACTAACAATGTAGCAGAGTATGCAGCTGTTTTAATGGCCGTTGAATGGTTAATAAAGTTACCAGTTGTTAATGAAAACTCTTCAGTAGTTGTGAATCTTGATTCTCAGTTAGTAGAAAGACAACTAAACGGTTTTTACAAAGTTAAAAACAAAAATTTAGTAAAAATATTTAATGATATAAAAACATTAATCAAAAAATACAACTTAAAAATAGTTTTTCAATGGGGTTATAGAGAGAAAAATGTTTTAGCAGACAGTTTAGTAAATAAAGAACTTGATGTAAATACTTCACGTTAA